The sequence GATAAGCTGCCCGAACTGAACGGTTTCTGGAGCCAGGACATGAACGATAAAAAGCAGATGAACGCCATCTGGCATACCGAAGTGCTGAACGGTACCAAGTATAACGTGGCCGATATCAAGCAAACTATCCTGTTCCCGCAACGCTCGGGCAACCTCACCATCGACCCATTGGGCATGACCTTTATTGTGCGCCAGCAGGCACAGGCACGCGATATTATGGAGCAGTTCTTCGGCTCGTTTAAGGATGTTAAGGCGAAGCTGAAAAGCCAGGTGGTAACCATCCATGTAAAGGAACTGCCAACCGCCGGTAAACCGCTCGACTTTAGCGGCGCGGTGGGTACCTTTAAAATTGATGCCAATGTAGATAAGCACGCGCTGAAGAGTAATGAGGCGCTTAACTATAACGTGCGGGTAGCAGGTACAGGCAATATTATGCTGATGAAGAACCTGACCACCAACTTCCCGTTGGATTTTGAAAAGTACGACCCGAAAACTACCGATACCATCAACAAGGAAACCGGCAAAATTACCGGCAGCCGTTATTATAATTATCTGCTGATCCCGCGCCATGAGGGTAAGTACACCATCGACCCGCTGAAGTTCACTTACTTTAACCCAGCCACCGAGCGCTATGTTACGCTATCAACAAAGGCGTTCCCGATAGCTGTGGCCAAAGGCGATAAGGAAGCTAACGTAAGCGCGCTGTCATCGGCTGATAAGCAGGATGTGAAGCTGTTGGATAAGGATATCCGTTATATTAAAAAGGATACCGGCTTTACCACCGGCAGCGATTTCTTTGGTTCAACCTGGTATTACCTTTTACTGTTGTTAGGGCCTTTGGCATTTATCGTTGCCCGCATTTACCGCAAATGGTACGAGCGCCATAACAGCGATGTGGTGAAGGTGCGCAGCCGGCGTGCCAGTAAAATTGCCGCCAAGCATTTGGCCGATGCCAAAAAGCAACTGGCTACCAAAAACTCGGCCGGTTATTACGAGGCCTTGTTTAAAGGCATATATGGTTATTTAAGCTTTAAGCTGAATATCCCGTATGCAAACCTGAACCAGGAAGACATCACCGAAAACCTGCGGGCGCGTTCGGTAAGCGAAGACCTGATCAAGCAGTTGCAGGATACTTTAGATCTGTGCGATATGGCCCGCTTCGCCCCGGTATCGGGCATATCCGAACAGGAAGTTTTTGAGAAGACTAAAAACATGATCAATGATATTGAAGATGAAATATAACCGCGTAATTGGGCTGTTGATATGCATCGCCGTACCATTGTTATCATTTGGTGCCGATGTAAAGGGATTGTTCAGCAAGGGCAACCAGCTTTATGCCAAAGGCCAGTATAAGGAAGCCGCGGATACCTATGGACAGATCATCAATTCGGGCTACGAATCGGCCGCGGTATACTTTAACATGGGTAACGCCTGTTATAAAAACGACGAGATCCCATCGGCCATCCTGTATTACGAGAAGGCACACAAGTTATCCCCTGGCGATGAGGATATCAATTTCAACATCCGCCTTACCAATTTAAAAACCACCGATAAAATAGACGAGGCCCCGGAGTTTTTCCTGGCCAAATGGTGGCGTGGCTTTATCCTGGCACTGCCCTTAGGCACGCTGGCGGTATTGAGCATTATATGCGGATTATTGGCCAGCGGTATACTGATCTGGTACCTGTTCACCCGTTCGGTAACGATTAAAAAGGTGTCGTTCTATGTGTCGATAGTTCTGTATATCATTGGGGCGATATTCATCTTTATGAGTAACCGCCAGGCGGCTTATTTTGATAATCATCGCCAGGCGATTATCTTCAAAGGCACAGTTACGGTTAAAAGCGCTCCCGCAAGCGCGTCGAAACCGCTTTTTGTAATTCACGAGGGCACCAAGGTTGATATGCTGGAGCATACCAGCGGACAGATCAAAATTCGCCTGGCCAACGGCAGCGAAGGCTGGATAGGCGAGGGGGATGTGAAGGAGATATAATCTTCAACAGTACCGTCATGCTGAGCGATAGCGAAGCATCCCCGGCTATGCATTTCCACTCTGCTTATTTGGGATCCTTCGCTATCGCTCAGGATGACGGGTTGCGTGTGTTGCTCTACTTATCCAACACCGACAATATATTCCCCGCCGGATCTTTAAACCAGGCTATAGTCGGGCCGCCGTTGCCACGGGAGATGCCTTTGGCATCAGTTTTTAACCATTCTGAATCATAATGCTCAAAGGCCACGCCTTTAGCAGTTAGCTCGTCTACGGCTTTTTCAACGTCATCAACCGGGAAGTTTAATATGGTAAAGGTGGCCGGTTCATGATTAGGCTTGGGGTAGATCATGATATTATTCTCGCTACCCTTAATGTGCAGCGCCAGTATGCGTACACCATGCCCCATATCCTGGCTGCTTACTTCCAGTCCTAATGTATCGCGGTAAAAGGCCTCGGCCTTTTCAATATCATTTACCGAAAATCCGCTGAATGCTTTGCTGTCCTTAAACATAATTTATTGGTTTTAATGTATATACAAAACTACCGGGATACGTTTTGGTTTTGCGGGGGCGGATAGGACAATAGGAGGGTGGTTTGCGACAAGGATTTGCGTTTGTCATTGCAAGGAGCAGCGGGCAGGAAATGCGGGTAGGGCGACGCGGCAATCTCGTAGTTTGTTATTCGTGCGACGAGATTGCCGCGTCGCCCCACTGCACAAGCCCCTTCTGTTCCTCGCAATGACAAGCTATTAATTAAGCCAAAACGGGCCGCGATTGCGGCCCGTTTTGGCTTATAGAGTTAGACCTTTGCCGGCGTAGCCGTCTTCGGCGGCGCCGAGCTAAACTCGAATGGCATTTTACGGTAACGCTTGCCGGTGGCGGCAAATACGGCGTTGGCAACTGCCGGCGCTATCGGCGGCAGGCCGGGTTCGCCTAAGCCGGTAGGGGCATCTTCGGTTTGCACAAATTTCACGATCACATCCAACGGGGCATCCTTCATATGCAGGAATTTGTAGGTATTGAAGTTCTTCTGCACAGTAGCGCCTTTATTAAAGGTGATCTGGCTGAACAATGCATGGCTGAGGCCGTCTACAATTGCGCCTTCCACCTGGTTTTCGGCACCGCTTTGGTTTACCACTTTGCCACAGTTAACGGCGCAATACACCTTGCTTACGCGGGGGATGCCGTTAACCATGGTCACTTCGGCCACCTGCGCTACGTAGGTACTGAACGAGTAATAAGCCGCGAAGCCTTGGAATACGTTTTTATTTTTGCCCCAGTTGCTCATTTGCGCCACCAGGTCTATCACACTTTTTAGTTTATCTACATTATAAGTGATCTGCCCGACAGGTTGCGTACGGGCTTTTTCCAGCAGTTCTAAACGGAACGCTACCGGGTCCTTCTTCATTTCGGTGGCAATCTCATCCAAAAAGCTCTCGTCCGAAAAAGCCGAGGCGTTGGCGGTTGGTCCGCGCCAGGGGCCGGTTGGGATGTTGGACTTAACCGTATGCGAATCCATCCTGAAGTTGGGGATAGAACCGGCCGGGAAGCCGCGACTTAAAGCACTGCCTCCGCTTAGTACGGCCGCGTTAGCATGCCAGCCTATCAGCTGGTTATCGGCGCTGATGACAGCCTTATATTTAGCCAGACTGGCCGCGCGGTAATAATCACCCTGGATATCATCCTCACGTGTCCACATCATTTGTACCGGCGATTTGGCTGCTGCCGATATCAGTGCGGCTTCCACACCGTTATCCGTACGTAGCTTGCGGCCAAAGCCACCACCTTGTCGCGGCATGCCGATGGTTACATCTTCGGGTTTGATGTTCAATGCGCGGGCTACATCGTTGCGCATATTGGCTGGTACCTGGGTAGGGCCGTATAATTCTGCTTTGCCATCTTTTACATCGGCAAAAAAGTTCATCGGCTCCATAGGCGAGTGCGATAGGTTAGGCACAGCATATACCGCTTCTATCACCTTTCCGCCCGATGCCAAAGCTTTGTCGATGTCGCCGTCGTTACGGCTTGGGTTATCGCTGCGGGTTTCCACAGCGGCGGCAAAGGCAGCCTCGTGTTCGCTGGTGCTTTCCAGCGGACTGGCATCTTCCCAAACCACTTTTAATACATCGCGCCCCTTTTTAGCGGCCCAGGTAGATGTAGCCAGTACAGCCACTACGCCATGCGCCTGCACTACGTTCTTTACGCCCGTAACCTTGCGGGTTTCGGTATCATCAAACGATTTAAAAACTTTTCCAAATGCCGTCGGCCGCGATACCATCGCGAACAGCATACCCGGGCGGCGGGTATCCATGCCGTATAAAGGCTGGCCGGTAATGATTTTCTGGTTATCTATATTATGCACCTTTGTCCCGATGATCTTAAAATCCTTCGGGTCTTTCAGTGGTACATCGGCAGGTACGGGCAGGGTGGCGGCTTTGGCAGCCAGTTCGCCGTAGCCCAGTTTTTTACCGGTAGGTTTGTGTATTACATGGCCGTCTTCGGCGTAACATTCGTCTTCTTTAACGTTCCATTGCTGGGCGGCGGCGGTGATCAGCATTTGTCGCGCGGTAGCACCTGCCTTGCGGATAGGCGCGTAACGGCCACGGATAGCGCCGCTACCGCCCGCCGTTTGCGATCCGTATTTAGGATCAAGCGGGGCCATCTCTACATAAACCGAATCCCATTTTACGTTCAGCTCTTCGGCTAAGATCATCGGTAGGGCTGTTTTAATGCCTTGACCAATTTCGGGGTTAGGGGCCATCAGGGTAACCAGTCCGGCGCTGTTAATGGTGATATAGGCGTTGGGCGCAAAAACGGCTTCGGCCATATCCCCGGCAAGCGCTTCGTTTAAAAAGTTAAAACCTAAAACCAGGCTGCTGCCGGCAGCAATACTGGTGATCTTTAAAAATCCACGGCGTGATACTGCTTCCATTATTTCTTTGCCACTCCTTTCTTCGCTGCTAAGTGTATGGCCCTGCGGATGCGGGTATGCGTGCCACAGCGGCATATATTGGTCATCTGCGCATCAATATCGGCATCGGTAGGGTTGGGGTTGCGTTTCAGTAATGCCGCCGCCGCCATGATCTGGCCCGACTGGCAATAGCCACATTGCGCCACATCCATTTCAGACCAGGCTTGCTGCACCGGGTGGGTGCCGGTGGCGCTCAGGCCCTCAATGGTGGTTACCTTTGCGGTTTCCACAGCCGCCACAGGGAACTGGCACGAGCGTACCGCCGCGCCGTCGATATGTACCGTACAGGCGCCGCACATGGCCACACCGCAGCCAAATTTGGTGCCTACAAGGTTTAAATTATCACGTAATACCCATAATAGGGGGGTATCGGCATCGGCGGTTACGGTTACCGGCTTATTATTTACTGATAAATGATATGTTGCCATAGCAATTGGTTTATAATCAAAGCTATCACTATTGACGGATATTAACAAGGGATACACCGTATCTATACTGATACTAAACAAGCGCCGGAATATATAGTTATATAGCATGTATAAATGACATATATGCCAGAAATAGCTTTACTTGTACATATTAATTATTATTTTTGGCTATAAACCCGAAACTACCGCCCGATCGTTTCCGTTTAAGCTTCAGCAAATACTTTATTAAACGCTATATATTGCCTGGTATTAAATGATATACACGTTGCATCGCTATCGCCTTTCCCTAACGGGCTTTTTATTGGTATGCCTAACCTTGCTTGCATCGGGGGCTTTGGCCGATAGCAAAACCGACAGCCTGTTTGAAGCGCTGAAAGTGGAGTTTAATAAGAAAGGGCAGTACGACCACACCAAGGAAGTGCGTATACAACAATTGAAGGACGTGCTGATCCATACCCCCGCTACCAATTTAAAAGGCCAGTTCAATATCTGCGATAAGTTGTACGAAGAGTATAAATCCTACCAGTACGATTCGGCTTATGTGTATGCCAATAAGCTGCAGGATATCAGCATAGCCCTGCACAGCCGGCCCATGCAGGATTTGAGTAAGATCAAGATCGGGTTTATCCTGTTGTCGTCGGGTATGTTCAAAGAAACATTCGACAGCATGCACGGCATCGATGTGCGCGACTTGCCCGATAGCGTGAAAATGGAATACTACTCCATTGTGATGCGCGCCTATTACGACCTGGCCAATTACGATAACGACCGCAACTATGCCCCCCGCTACATCGCTAAAGCCAATATGTATATCGATTCGGCCATCGCGCTAAGCCGGGCAGGATCATACGATAATGTTTACCTCACCGGTTATAAAAAATACAAGAACGGGCAGATAGATTCGGCTTTGAACATTTTCACCACCCTGCTCGACCCTAAAAAACTAACCGAGCACCAGTACGCTATCGTGGCATCAACGCTCAGCAATGTTTATCTCAACACATCGCAAAAAGACAAATGTGTTGAACTGCTCACCAGGGCCACCATGAGCGACATCCGCTCGTCGACAAAAGAAACTATTGCCCTTTACTGGCTGGCCGACCTGCTGCACAAGAACGGCGATGTTGAAAATGCTTATACCTTTTTAGAAGAGGCCCGTAACGATGCCGAGTTTTACGGTGCCCGCCAGCGTAAGATCCAGATAGGTACGCTGTTGCCTATCGTCGCGTCGGAAAAACTATTGCGCAGCGAGCAGGAACAAAAGCGCTTCATCATTTTCCTGAGTATCCTGGCTGTAGTTGCCGCGGTGATCATCGTGGGATCTATCATGCTGCTGAAACGTAATCAAAAACTGCGCGCTAAAGAAAAGATCATCGACG comes from Mucilaginibacter mali and encodes:
- a CDS encoding BatD family protein — translated: MNKKYYIVLILICWAGVLFAQGPSFTATVSQTEVAVGQQFQIDFALNTNGDRFAPPSFTGFQVLSGPNVSTSMTSINGATTVANTYSYILAADHEGDFSIGPATIYINGRIAATRPIRMHVVKGQPQNRRTIRQQQQQQQANDVEEVSAGDMSKTLFIKAVVDKTNVYIGEQLNVNYRLYTRVAILQNQLDKLPELNGFWSQDMNDKKQMNAIWHTEVLNGTKYNVADIKQTILFPQRSGNLTIDPLGMTFIVRQQAQARDIMEQFFGSFKDVKAKLKSQVVTIHVKELPTAGKPLDFSGAVGTFKIDANVDKHALKSNEALNYNVRVAGTGNIMLMKNLTTNFPLDFEKYDPKTTDTINKETGKITGSRYYNYLLIPRHEGKYTIDPLKFTYFNPATERYVTLSTKAFPIAVAKGDKEANVSALSSADKQDVKLLDKDIRYIKKDTGFTTGSDFFGSTWYYLLLLLGPLAFIVARIYRKWYERHNSDVVKVRSRRASKIAAKHLADAKKQLATKNSAGYYEALFKGIYGYLSFKLNIPYANLNQEDITENLRARSVSEDLIKQLQDTLDLCDMARFAPVSGISEQEVFEKTKNMINDIEDEI
- a CDS encoding tetratricopeptide repeat protein, producing MKYNRVIGLLICIAVPLLSFGADVKGLFSKGNQLYAKGQYKEAADTYGQIINSGYESAAVYFNMGNACYKNDEIPSAILYYEKAHKLSPGDEDINFNIRLTNLKTTDKIDEAPEFFLAKWWRGFILALPLGTLAVLSIICGLLASGILIWYLFTRSVTIKKVSFYVSIVLYIIGAIFIFMSNRQAAYFDNHRQAIIFKGTVTVKSAPASASKPLFVIHEGTKVDMLEHTSGQIKIRLANGSEGWIGEGDVKEI
- a CDS encoding VOC family protein, which produces MFKDSKAFSGFSVNDIEKAEAFYRDTLGLEVSSQDMGHGVRILALHIKGSENNIMIYPKPNHEPATFTILNFPVDDVEKAVDELTAKGVAFEHYDSEWLKTDAKGISRGNGGPTIAWFKDPAGNILSVLDK
- a CDS encoding xanthine dehydrogenase family protein molybdopterin-binding subunit, translated to MEAVSRRGFLKITSIAAGSSLVLGFNFLNEALAGDMAEAVFAPNAYITINSAGLVTLMAPNPEIGQGIKTALPMILAEELNVKWDSVYVEMAPLDPKYGSQTAGGSGAIRGRYAPIRKAGATARQMLITAAAQQWNVKEDECYAEDGHVIHKPTGKKLGYGELAAKAATLPVPADVPLKDPKDFKIIGTKVHNIDNQKIITGQPLYGMDTRRPGMLFAMVSRPTAFGKVFKSFDDTETRKVTGVKNVVQAHGVVAVLATSTWAAKKGRDVLKVVWEDASPLESTSEHEAAFAAAVETRSDNPSRNDGDIDKALASGGKVIEAVYAVPNLSHSPMEPMNFFADVKDGKAELYGPTQVPANMRNDVARALNIKPEDVTIGMPRQGGGFGRKLRTDNGVEAALISAAAKSPVQMMWTREDDIQGDYYRAASLAKYKAVISADNQLIGWHANAAVLSGGSALSRGFPAGSIPNFRMDSHTVKSNIPTGPWRGPTANASAFSDESFLDEIATEMKKDPVAFRLELLEKARTQPVGQITYNVDKLKSVIDLVAQMSNWGKNKNVFQGFAAYYSFSTYVAQVAEVTMVNGIPRVSKVYCAVNCGKVVNQSGAENQVEGAIVDGLSHALFSQITFNKGATVQKNFNTYKFLHMKDAPLDVIVKFVQTEDAPTGLGEPGLPPIAPAVANAVFAATGKRYRKMPFEFSSAPPKTATPAKV
- a CDS encoding (2Fe-2S)-binding protein, producing the protein MATYHLSVNNKPVTVTADADTPLLWVLRDNLNLVGTKFGCGVAMCGACTVHIDGAAVRSCQFPVAAVETAKVTTIEGLSATGTHPVQQAWSEMDVAQCGYCQSGQIMAAAALLKRNPNPTDADIDAQMTNICRCGTHTRIRRAIHLAAKKGVAKK
- a CDS encoding DUF6377 domain-containing protein — protein: MIYTLHRYRLSLTGFLLVCLTLLASGALADSKTDSLFEALKVEFNKKGQYDHTKEVRIQQLKDVLIHTPATNLKGQFNICDKLYEEYKSYQYDSAYVYANKLQDISIALHSRPMQDLSKIKIGFILLSSGMFKETFDSMHGIDVRDLPDSVKMEYYSIVMRAYYDLANYDNDRNYAPRYIAKANMYIDSAIALSRAGSYDNVYLTGYKKYKNGQIDSALNIFTTLLDPKKLTEHQYAIVASTLSNVYLNTSQKDKCVELLTRATMSDIRSSTKETIALYWLADLLHKNGDVENAYTFLEEARNDAEFYGARQRKIQIGTLLPIVASEKLLRSEQEQKRFIIFLSILAVVAAVIIVGSIMLLKRNQKLRAKEKIIDEKNAQLEKVNVKLLEGTKIKEDYIGYFFNVISGYILQLERIKRSVDTKLAIKKYDDIQLMANNINIKKERDTLFYTFDHVFIKIFPNFIEEFNALFNKEDQIWPRENEVLTTDLRIFALMRMGITDTETIAKILEYSEKTIYVYKMRIKARALIHGDEFDQRIMAIKAVDIGK